TTATAAGTGGCAGCAAATTAAGACTCATATCATCAAGCCTGCTGCCGAACATACTAGCGATCCGATCGCACAACTGGTGTGGATAATCGACCGCCTAGAAGCAAAACACCTTACCGAACCAGATTGTGGCGGCTGTTTCTTAGGTAACTTAATTGTCGATTTAGCAAAATATGATACATCATTTCAAACACATCTGATCCAGGTGTTTGACCAATGGCATTTCGCGATCGCTCAATTACTGCGTCAAGGACAAACTCAGTTATGTTCTGATATCGATCCCGATAATTTAGCCGAACAACTGATGAATGCGATCGAAGGCACTTTATTGTTAGGACGCTTATACAATCATCCCAATCGCCTACAACGTGGTTTTGACAACGTGCGGCAAATGTTAAAAGCAGCACTTAAACAGTGACTAGTTATCAGTTGTCAGTGAGCCAGGCGAGAGACAAGAGGTAAATTTTGACTTTTGACTTTTGACTTTTAACTTTTGACTTATTCCCTGCGTCTTCTCTGCTTGGGTGCAGATAATGGTGGTAGTTCTGAATTAGAAGAGTGGTAGGGTAAGTAATGCTGAGCCACGGGTTGAGGTGCTTCTGGCTGTCGCTTCTGCGAAATTATCCACCATCGGAGGGCGATCGCAACTCCTACAGTTCCCAATCCGAGCGTGAATAGCGACCAGCGATCGCCAAACCCGCCGATAACTGCATTAACTACCCCAATCGTGATCAAAAAGGCAGGTAGCGGCTCTTTCCTATATGCTGACTTCAAAAATCTAGGTAGTGCGGCGTTCATTTCAATATGGTTACTTTTATTTCAGCTATTATCTCAGATTGGATATAATTCTAAGACCTACTGCTCAAAGCCGCTTGTATTTTAAGGTACTATCTTGCTCTGTAGGTACTACCAATATACCTCACCCACATAACTTATTGCTGTCAACGCTATATCTAGCAATACAAGCGGCACTTCTGCTAGATAATCATTTCAAGCCCAGCCAAGCTAGTACGCCGTGTCCGGTAACAACTTCGATCGCCACCATCAATAAAAAACCGATCATCGCCGCTCGTCCGTTCAAACGCTCGGCATACTCATTGAAGCCAAACTTCGGTTCTTCTAGTCTAGGTGTAGTTGTTGGTTGAGGTTGGGCAGTCATGTTTTTATCCTTTGAATTACACGAATTTACTAAAGCTCACGGTTGATAATAGCCTCGAAAGTCTAACAACTTCTGGAGAAGCTAGCGCGATGTTTGTTTACAATTTTTAACCATATTACATATATTTTGACACTTTTTTCTGCAAGCTAGTGTTAAGAAAATCGTAACTTAGAGTTTGGAATGGGTAATGGGTAGTTGGTAGTTGAGTGGTGAGTGGTGCGTGAGGAGAATTCGGAATTCGGAATTAAATTCTCCCAAGCGCGACCTTGCGCTTCCTCTGCTCCCTGCTTCCTGACAACTGAAAAAGCCGATCGCAATGTTTTACACACAAGATGAGAGTTGTCAAGCATAAGCTAGAGAGAGGAGTATCCAACCAAAAGAAAAGCAAAAAGAAAAGCACATGGAAATAGGCGTTCCCAAAGAAACAAAAGACCAAGAATTTCGGGTGGGTTTAAGTCCTTCTAGCGTGCGAGTACTGCACGAAAACGGTCACGCTATCTTTGTTGAAACTGAAGCTGGAACGGGGGCTGGCTTTACCGATACAGACTATAAGCTCGCCGGAGCGCAGATCGTTTCCACTCCAGAAGCTGCATGGAATCGAGAATTAGTGGTGAAGGTGAAAGAACCACTCCAGCCGGAATATAAATTTTTGCAAAAAGAGCAATTATTATTTACCTACTTGCATCTAGCAGCCGATCGCGCTTTGACCGAACATTTAATTGATTGTGGCGTAACGGCGATCGCATACGAAACTGTAGAACAACCTGGTAATAATAAACTTCCTTTACTCACTCCCATGAGTGTTATTGCTGGTCGCCTTTCGGTGCAGTTTGGCGCTCGGTTTCTCGAACGCCAGCAGGGGGGACGGGGCGTTCTTTTAGGCGGCGTACCAGGCGTAAGACCTGGTAAAGTTGTCATTTTGGGTGGTGGTGTTGTCGGTACGGAAGCGGCGCGAATTGCCGTTGGAATGGGTGCAGCCG
This window of the Chroococcidiopsis thermalis PCC 7203 genome carries:
- a CDS encoding TetR/AcrR family transcriptional regulator, coding for MVNLKRTREDILASVLDLIHHQGFQSTGLKELFSVSGTSSGSFYNYFQSKDELAHALIDYKWQQIKTHIIKPAAEHTSDPIAQLVWIIDRLEAKHLTEPDCGGCFLGNLIVDLAKYDTSFQTHLIQVFDQWHFAIAQLLRQGQTQLCSDIDPDNLAEQLMNAIEGTLLLGRLYNHPNRLQRGFDNVRQMLKAALKQ
- a CDS encoding chlorophyll a/b-binding protein — encoded protein: MTAQPQPTTTPRLEEPKFGFNEYAERLNGRAAMIGFLLMVAIEVVTGHGVLAWLGLK
- the ald gene encoding alanine dehydrogenase, coding for MEIGVPKETKDQEFRVGLSPSSVRVLHENGHAIFVETEAGTGAGFTDTDYKLAGAQIVSTPEAAWNRELVVKVKEPLQPEYKFLQKEQLLFTYLHLAADRALTEHLIDCGVTAIAYETVEQPGNNKLPLLTPMSVIAGRLSVQFGARFLERQQGGRGVLLGGVPGVRPGKVVILGGGVVGTEAARIAVGMGAAVQILDVNVDRLSYLETIFGSRVELLYSNSAQIEAVVSQADLLIGAVLVPGRKAPILVSRNLVKQMHPGAVIVDVAVDQGGCIETLRPTSHTNPVYVEEGVVHYGVPNMPGAVPWTATQALNNSTLPYVLQLANLGLKAVEVNPFLAAGVNVQNHRLVHPAVQQVFPDLVS